The DNA window CCCACCTCCAATTCACCTTCGATTTGAGCTTAGAGTAGCTTAAATCTTTACTTTTATAGCAAGATATTAGTGTGATTTTGTGAGGAAAAAAGAGATAAAGTAAATGGGATAATGATGTTAATTTATGGGAAGAGTACTATTTTGGCAACAATTACTTAGATgttaataaaatacatatattgttCAGTGCTTAACATAGGTTTAATGTATTATTTTTAACCTAATGCatacatataaaattaaatttcccatatatatgtaataaaatactatttatcacATTCTATTTCAAGGaaatagttatttaaaaaaCCGTAATGcgtgaaatattttttttttttttgaaagaaagtatgttattaatcaacttaaatcagcTGTTACAGGAgcactaataaatctaggacacGCATCTGTCCAAACATGAACCCCTATAGAACTAGTAATGCGTGaaatattttggtatataaTTTGAGTAGACATatcatatttaataattaataaattcaaaataaataaaaataaatatagggAAATGTGATGTCGACACACACAATTGTGTAAGGCTTAAGCCCAATATTTATGCATGATTTTGCTCCCCACTAATTTGGCAGCTCTCAACttaactatataaaaaattaatgctTATGTCAAATATGGTTTCAATTATTCTTTTAAATTAGACTAAGAGAGTTATCAACACTTTAAAGTCCAACCCAACCCTATAAAAGTACGTAAcactattaaatatttatattcccatatgccatatatatgctTCTAATTAATATATGTCTTATTCTGATACTTAAGCCACTAGCTTACATGGTTTTTCTCttcttataaattatatatatatacacttactttgggtattaatttttatgtgtagtttaattaattaagagaacATTTTGGTCACATAATAATGAttgctatacatatatatactttgTTAGGTTCAGCTTTGTGCCGTAGTTGTTAAGATGTAGGCATCAGACTGGTGAAATCATCTTCTCAAACTGACTAATTAATCTTCCCAAAACCAAAAAGTtttgatgataataataataataattgaaaaacaaaaaatcacaTTAAAAAGATAAAGACAAAATAGAGCAAGCTAAGCATAAATCAGCATAATTGCGTATGATATTATATTCAAATAGctttatgaaaagaaaaaaaagaaaggacattctccattgGTGTAAGAATTGAATCAATTCTCATTTCTCTCCTAACTAAGTTAGAGGGACAATAGAACATGCATGAACATGGCACCCATAAACACAATTTTTGTCATAATCTACTTTCCAAATATGGTACGATGATCACAAAATATTATTTCACATTTAAacctttttaatttagtttaaaaaaaagtaaagaaaagaaaagagagtaaTGCATTAACTTGTTTTGTAGTTCAAACTGAAtatatttctctttttcttcttttgtctTAAAGGggaaattaattttgataataCCCAATTGATGAAAGTCATcaattacatatataattaatgtaagtaaataaaaaaaaaatattggcttttttattttgatacttcaaaacagttttttttttacatttttacagaattctacatTAAAACCCTAGCGCTGCAATctaaatcgcaacaaaaaatcgtataacaACCCACATGAAAACCACCGAAAAAatcactttagaaactcaaaccgtaaattaaaaaaaaaagttaaaaaaaatagtatatagaataattaaataaaaataaaactatttacatatttcttttaaaaaaacatGTTTAAAAAGAATTGAAGTGGGGTAAAATAAATTAGTGATGCAATAGTACATTATGGATGGTTATGTGGGGACTCATGAGCAATTTAtgtttcttttatctttttcccttttttcaattataataaatttcagTGTCTCTTGCCAGACAACCACATACACAATTGTTGGAGAGAGATAGAGATAtagattgagagagagagaaagagagagagaggatattaaggtacatatatacatataaatacactagATATATGTTCCATATATAATAAGAGGGGGGCCTCAATAAGCTTTgctattatatatcatattcatCCTTGCAGTGTATATATTATTCCTTCTTCTCTTTATATTGTTCTTCTTCATTACTCAATAAACTTGTAAAAAAGTGTAGTAGctataactaattagtatagtTATTTTTAGTGAAATGGAAACTTCTCAATCTGTTTCCATTGAAAGCTTTTCATATAGTTGGTTAGTTAACCTAAAAGTACCATCTCTAGACAACTCTCTTAGGACATCTCTTGATGCATCTGAGTATCATGATCATGCTTCTAACTCTTTCATTGAGATGGACCCAAGAATGCCACCATCAAAGAGATTCTTTAGAAATTATTCTCAAGATTTCAAATTTGATTTCCCAACATCACCTTCTCCTTTAACTTTTGTTCATGCTGATGAGCTCATCTCCAACGGTTATCTCATGCCACTTTTTCTTGATGATCATCATGACCCTTTGAAGACCACCTCAACCTCTAATGAAAACATGTCATCAATTCTCAACTCATTGCATTCTCATAGTTCGAATCAAGGTGTTGTTGCTCCACCTAATAATATCATCTCTTCTGATTGTTCATCATTGAGAAGGTGTAGGAGATTGGTTTCAAGGAGGATAATTCAAAAGTACTTGAGTTTTCTTAGGCCTTTGTATCGAAGAATTCGAGGTCATAACAAGGGGAGTAGTAGTAGTGCTAAAGCAGCTGTGCATGTTGATAATAAAAGGGGAAAGAACAGAGTTTATTCTTCTGAGACTGCCTCTCCAAGAATAAGTGTAGCTTATTCTGTTTCTGATAGAAAATCTTGTGATTCTGATACCTCTATTTATGAGGCTGTTCTTCATTGCAAAAGATCAATAGGTACTCACTTGATTCATTCCACTAATTATTATCTATATTACTATTTAGAGTCTCATATAGAATAGAAtacttttatcttatttttacagGGAACTGATCATAGAGAAGAAGAGGAAAGATAATAAGAAAGGAACAGTTTTGGAGAATCACATGGGAAGAAAATGAGAGGTGACAAGAGAAGATCatcatcaataataatatatatctacTTGTTCTTTGTCACTATTCTTTACATTTTCTCTTTTGATGATAATGTAAATTTGTCTATTATTACTAAACTATCTAAAATGGCCTTAATTAGGTAGCTAGGAAGAGAggaagaaaattaaataaaataaatggacATACACTTAACAAGATTTTTCCTTCAATTTTTAAGGGAAAGAAATTATGAAAGCACCTAGCTACTTAATGATGATTATGATGATGAGAATCTTCCTTGCTAATAATAAACTTGTAAATTTTCCATCTAGTGAATGATCATGATCATTTTGTTCATATGGGTATATCTTTCAATTTCTTTATTTATGAGTTATAATTAATAAACACTCGTAGAAACTTCATGATTATCTTTATCTGTTTGCTATGATTGTGGTACTTGTGTAAATTTCAATTAAGTCTAAGAAATGTTCACATTCTGTAAAAGTTGTTATAGTTAAGAATCTTATTATTGGGAAAGGGATATCTTAGGCAAAGCTTCTTACACATGTCCTTAATTAAGATATATATACATCATATGATAAATTCAgggggaaagagagagagagagaagaatcTCAATTCTTGAAAGAGCCCCCAATTTAGATCACCATCATATTAATTTATCAAAATTGACTACACAAGTAGCCTAGCTTACGATAaagtagaataaaaaaaaataataataacaagctATTATATGATACTTGAGAATATTATAAATAGAACATGAAACAAcaaattactgtgtaattgtcCAAATCTAAATGTATTATTATTAGATGGCATCATTAATCAATTGTCATTTCAGTTTATATGTTTAAGGATCCATCAACTTCCAAGCTTATATATACCTGTGATTCTTTATATCGATCTAAACTATGtcataagaaataaataattatttacatatcaaataatatttataaaatttacttgaggttaatatattataataatttgattCCATAGTGGAGCAATAGAACAAAAGGACACATGATCTGTACTACAATATATTGTTGGCCTCACCTTAGTAAAATCAATCACTTTCTTAAGTTGTACTATCAACAAAACCAACTGTAGTCTATTTTTGTGAACATAATCATATATAGAGCCTCTCTTTTGTGCCCATTTCTTCACATATATAAAATCTCTGTAccagaaaaaaattaaatgacattTTAGGGCTCCATATAAGAGTTGTATTATATTCAATAACAAATAACAGTGGTCATAACTCCTCCAAtttacaaacaaaataaaactgGACCTTAACGGTCCCAAAAAGGCGACTTGCCCATAAGATTAAAAGCCTAACAAAGCCTATCTAGATACCATTATCGGGTAATCTAGAAAGGGGTGACTGAAGAGACATCCAGAGATAGTTTGTTCTCTATGTCAGACCTGGGAGCGCGTACACTACCAAAAGGGACATACTTTTTGTCCAATGCCATATTCTCTGATATTTACTATACACAATAGGAGGCGCATGACACCTGCCACCATGATTACCAGTTTACACTTTGCCAAGGAGATTGGAGCTGATAAAAATGAAGTGTACAGTGACTCCTAGGTAGTGGTGAACCAGACCTCGGGAGAGTACCAAAAAAGGGGGAGAAGATGGCTACACACGTATCTCAGACCCATGCTCCAAAATTTCTAAAGGTACATTATCTGACAGTTCCCCATGACTAGAATGCTCTCGCAGATATGTTGGCTAAACTAGCAATAGATCTAAAAATCAAGGCACACGAGGTTGTTCAAATTGCCCTACTAATTTCTCCAAGTACTACAACATCAAGGGTAAGTGTCATTGATCAGTTCGCCTCTTGGATAGGTCCCATCTACAAATTCTTGAATTCAGGAGAATTACCAACAGACAAAGCTGCAACAAGAAAAAATCACTATCAAGCTCCCTAGTATGTTATCCTAGATGGAAAGTTGTACATAAGAGAGTTGTTTGTACCATATTTGAAGTGCatagttgttgggttttgtgccctaaataaaaccaatttcaatataatcagatttactaattaataaaagattagaaatcacattttatgttgcatggttcacatagtttatttcatgattatgtttaatgtataaattctattaagtccagaacatatatatatatttgttcatgattatagtatcgccaacacagtgaaatataatcatgattatgtgttcaaaagtttaattcccatgatttgttagttcactaaatttagactgacatgataatcggcgataaggtatacttacaccttggataagtgttatgtcctttccagggcattggtaaagtttaccagtatcggatgtatggagtatacattggaaggaaccgatattgatcttggataaaatatcataaacttaccgttatatctttctaagtcaatatcaatggttgatcttaggtctatggatcttaatcctgatatggttaggttcaacttagttgtattatttatgttcttcaagttgttcgtggaagctaaccaATAGTTCTggcagatatttacatcttgggaacatggtagttcaattaagtgggagcgttgatcatagatatggaatctatagcttctataagtatttagaagtggaacgatgatttccttcgagcttggctgaatagagataaatgattgaggcctcatttaagtaattatattagtttactgaagtatcatttataggtagctaagtgttttaaggataaaatacattgaagggtagaatgataaatttgtccctatttagtatagatcatctatagaggatctttgactattaggattgtaacaatggataatcatgacgtatctatatcgtggaacatatagagcgttctatataattgagagtgtattaaattctaaatctatagtggcgtaaggcagaattaataagttaggaaatttacttggtaaattttagatctacttattgaaagctcggttatataggcccatggtcccctcactagttgagataatattgcttgcagactcagtcaattgatttttattaatcaattataattctaaaattagactatgttttatttaagaattttcactaagcaaaggcttaattgtgaagaaaacaggttttggggtcaatttattaattaagagactttgtatggtctaattattaataaataatattaatggaaatttcatttgataattaattacaattattaaataaatagttttgacatttataggattgaattggaaatagttttattgaaagaagaataagtggttgaaataaagtggcaaaattgtaactagagaatgATCATATTAGTGGCCGGCTTTTAAGTGTATTTTTTGCCCAataatttattcttttttaattaatataatttagcCCTAAGACCTAgttaaaacactataaaaggaacatgatgctctcactcatccacttgatgccttcaacgaaatcaaacctagttttctctatcagacaactagtagatgagagagttctttctatagtgatttcagcctccttcatttttcttcaccatattcGAGCCTTAGTGaaagagtgtcatgcccacacatagcaagccaagtactcaatcatagtgagtaagacagtGGTAACTGAacctgaaggagagaaagagatccagactcagatcttgataatactgtacgacagaaaggaacaagggttagagatttgagcggaaggagtcattatattcccctgaaactaatgtaaggttttctaaactcttatgtgtttaatttcattgttttagagatattcatatttaggatgttaatcaacatacttgttagtaaatctagatcctggtaaaatattcccaacaatagCTAGGAATGAAATTAGTGCATTGTTACATGAGATACAAAAAGGCTTTTGCGGATACCATACTTTTGCACCAAGCCTGTCAAAAAAGATTATatggcaagggtacttctgacCCATCATGAAAAACTAATGCATTAACTATGTTCGGAAATGTGAGCAGTGTCAAAGCTACGCCAAGGTCCCAAGGGCGTCTTCAATCAAAATCACCCTCATGAACAGTCCATGATCGTTTGTAGTTTAGGTTATTGACTTGGTGAGATTTCTTTCTActggaaaaggaggagtaaaatACTTGTCGTTGATTACTTCACTAAATGGGTGGAGGCAGAACCTATTAACACAGTCACCTCCAAGAAGGCCCTAGATTTTGGAGTAAAAAGTTGCTACGGTCTTTCGCACAAGATTGTCCAACTTGAGGAACCATATCAATAGTGATAACCTCACTAAATTTCATACTTAGCATGGTATCATCAAGAGCTTCTCGACAGTGGCCAGGCGACAAAGTAAATGGACAAGTGGAAGTCATCAACATTCTAAAATTAGGGGTGCATCCGTAAACAGCCTTGAACGCAATCGGAGAAGACAGTTATAAAGCTCTGTAGGTACGTCAGACATTTAGCAGAATAATTTTTTAGGTTTTCAGTTCTGGTTTTCTCTCCCAAAAATTTGGAATCAGAAGTGAAAATGGAAAAGTTGTGTTTATTCGATCCTTGCCTTATTTATACACAAATGGTGATTCCCGTGCTCATGATCAAATAACTTAGATCATCTCTAAGAAAACACATTCAATGAGATCTTACAGTCTGGAAATATGAAGAGATGCCCAGtctgaaaatatgaagagatgCCATTGAATGATATACACGAGAGGCTCTTTAATAATAACATTCACCTCAACAATTCCCATCGACATAGCCAGTTGTTGTTTAACAATTTAGGCCTCACGCGCTCTCTCAACATGCGTGATGTGCATGGACCAAATGACTCATGACACGTGTCCCCCACAAGAAAGTGAAAGGTTCGAGAGCTTTCGCAAACAATTTCCTTAGAATTCCAAAGGGCAAGAATTGTTCATGGCTCTGCATACCACAACAAATTCAATGTTGCAAGCCTCTGTGACTCTCAAGTCCCGAAAGTTTGGGAGTAAATATTATCTGTGTTTCTAGATAATTGACACATGTATCTCCAAGGCGTAAAATTAACTAAGATTTTTAAATTCTTAAGTCCAATTAAGCAGTGGGTCAGCCAATAACGGAGCTTGTTCATAGCTCTGAATTTGGATACTGGTCTAATTTACAAATAAAGTAAAGTCAAACCTTAATGAACCTAGAAGAGCAACTTTTCTAGAAGATGAAAAGCCCAACAAAGGCTATCTGGATACCTTCATGGGGTAATTCGGAGAGGGACAACTGAAGAGACATCTGGAGACATTTAGAAATCATCCTACGTGGTATCCTTTTGACACAGTATCCCACCAAATCAAGAGTTTGTCGCTTATGTCAGACATGAGGAGTGCGCGTACCTCTGACATTTACTATACACAATAGGCGACGCATGACACCTATCACCATCAAGTGCTCTGTACGGACGACCGTTACATCATAATATGGGCCTTACCTAACCAACCCAAAATGAATATAAGTTGTATTTTACCCTACCATTTGGCCTAGTTGACACATTTAAACCTTAGTGGATCCGAGTTTACCCACAATCCGACTTAGcctataaataaaacataatccGTTCATGCCTAGGGTTAGAAATTTATTTCACAAATCAGGAGCTAAAAATTAGAGTTCTTGAACTTTAGAGAGAACACTTGTATAAGAATACTCTATAGCTTTTCcagtttaataatattaatttgtgGACTAAGATTCATTAATGCTCGaatcacataaaaataattgttGCATTACCTTTAATTTAGGATTTTGTTGTTAGGTCTCTTCtccttaattttataaatacatattgcatGTCTCACAATTgtattttaatgttttataaatttataaggaAGGAAGACTTATTAAGTTAATATTGCACTGCCAAactctattttttctaattatctTTTGTTGGATCAACTTTGTATCTCTTTTATTAGTTATATACTCTTCTAAATTGCATGAATTATATCAGATTTTTCCAATTGTATATGCTAGTCAATATTTTGTTTAtccaattgtattatttttggtTCCAGATTAAACTAAACAAGATCATACATATAAAATtagattgatatatatatatatatattattcatttatttatttttaccgtatacttattaattaataCTCAGAAAAATTACTCCATAGGATTCAAAAacaaattattgttattatatataaaaatggaaGGAGTGAAAATAGCTTAGATAAGAAGAATATTATGGTCCCCAGATCCCCTAAGGGTATGGGGTCCAAAACTGTGATGTGTGTTTGAACTTTAAAACATTGTGGCCGGCCATTCTTGAAATCTCTTCGTGAAGttccaaaaaaatataaattaaaaatgataTATTGAAGCTATCGATCATTTCCAATAAGtaacatgtatatatttgtttatgtgGCCCGATACGAACCATTGGGCAAGATAATGGGTATAATATAACAATGAGAATTTAGTAACATGTCATGAAGCAAGATTTGGGAGACATAGACAAAATGTGCTACCAGAAATGAACAAGTTTTGATAGCATTGCTTCTTCCCTTTCTTTCTCCTTAATTTTGTCTTCctctatatatatagttttccCACTTCATCGTTTTCTCAAGCTATACCAAAAACCAATATAACCAaacctttattattatttattatcattattttgttgctattatttttttatgtttatataatattatatatcatgGGGGACCAAAAACTCATACATGCTACTTGTCTGTGCATGTTATTGGTCTTTTTGTCACTGTAGCAACTAACACATGTCACAGCTAGCTACGatctttaatttcattattcatcctctcaaaaataaaataaaaatttttattattatttagcaAGTTGATGAGGGTAGTACGTACATATTATTTCAGTGAAAAATCTCTCCTCAGAATATTGATCAAGACAATATATgatatgttttttctttttttttttttttttttctcttgtgGTTGATAGAGATTGTAACGCAAGTCACATAATAATGATATACTTGGACAAATGCTGACCAGAAAATGTAAACATATACTTAGTTTTTTTGTGTTAGGTGGAtgggaattaagaattgaagaTTGTTCTAATCAATATTTATAGATAAAAAGAGGACATATAGAAGAGTAACAAAAGAATTAAATTCCCTAGAGAGTGATAATTACCATACAAGTTGTATATTAGAAGGGAATTTGGAAGGACTTGGGGACACATTGAATGGAACAGGCCACAGAGTATGTACCTTTGTTATGTGCTGTTTTGCTGTGACTTGTCGGAGCCATTTTACCCTATAAATCTATCTATATGTATACACACATTAATATATAACTAATTGTATAAATTGATGTAGAAAGAGTCTAGGCGATCGAGgtgtttttttagttttgagAAAGAAAGTGTATTCCATATTTGTGTATATCAATGTATGTTTCCATTGGCTACAACCATTGATGATTGCATTGATGTTGCATGTCTCGCTAATTAAATTTGTGAATTTAGATATTTAATGTGAAACATGTTCTCCAcccttgaaaaataatttagacatatatagATACTTTTTGTCAAGTTTTTTAAGGTATATATACGTGTATTGATTTACTAGTACTGATCATCACAAGAGAAACATGGAAGTACAACACTCTAAACGACATTGaagaggaaagaaaaaaaagatatatattattttaacaaCATTTGGATGACAAAACCATTTAGATCACTTATTTCCTAATAGTTAATAATTTAGGTAGTGTTCGGTTGGACTTTGGAggtaatgaaaaaaaaacaatagaataggaatagaaatggtaatggtaatagaatggaataaaaaaaaatataataacttAGATAAACATTGTGCATTTaatttaagataaaaaaaactagCTTGCTCTCCTATATTCCCTCCATTCATTATACATCTCATGTGCTAAATTATTTCTAAACGTTGTCTACTATTCAGAGGCTTTAATACTTCTTATGGATCCATCAACATCGATCTTCTTTGTCTCCACTGTCAATCTCATTCTCTGAATGCATATAAGTATTATCAGTAGGCATTCCTCTTCTAATAAAATTATGAAGCAAACAACATGTCAAAATGATTTGATTTTGAGTCTTTATTGAATAGAATGATGGACTCTTAAAAATTGATCATCGATTCTTAATTGCATCAAAACATCTCTCGATGACATTCCTAGTAGTTGAATGCTTCATATTAAAAAATTCTTGTGGATTTTTAGGAGGATTTCCATCTTCCCATTAGTTGAGGTGATAACGTTAGCCTCGATATGAAGCAAAAAAATTCTTTGCAATTAGTATATCCAACATCTACAAGGTAATAATAAcctaaaatgaaataaaaataggGATTAAGTTGTCTCCTAAATGAGCTactaatcaaaaataaaaaatgtacaaTCTAAAACACCAAGCTTACCATTTTTGGAATCCACAAACCATTTGTTCTATGTATGACATCACATAAAATTCTACCATTTGTTGTAGAGCCTTCCCAACCAGGTAACACATATATGAATTGCATGTCTTGGAGCATACACCTAAGACATTTGTAGCTATTTCACCTTTTTGGGTATGCTATTTTGGTTTATCATCCATAGGTACTCTCACTCTAATATGAGTTTCATCTAGTGCTCCTAAGTAATTCTACCATTATAAAcaaagtttattattattattattattattattattattattattattattattattatttcaaacaaataaacaatttcTATCTAAACATTTTAATTCAAGAAATTCAAGAGATATATATTATACCTTGAACCATTTTTACTACTCATCTATTGAATTTTCAAGAATTGGTTTAAGTCTTTTCAATAACTCTCGATGTAGCTGAATGATCACTACAACATTCAATACCATTAGCGGCGAACTCCTCCGCCGCTAATGGTGTCCCTTCTGGCCGCTAAAGGGCATTAGCGGCGGTCTTCGGCCGCtattggtccgccgctaatgctTGGCCactattaatagtattagc is part of the Cannabis sativa cultivar Pink pepper isolate KNU-18-1 chromosome 5, ASM2916894v1, whole genome shotgun sequence genome and encodes:
- the LOC115715706 gene encoding probable membrane-associated kinase regulator 6 — its product is METSQSVSIESFSYSWLVNLKVPSLDNSLRTSLDASEYHDHASNSFIEMDPRMPPSKRFFRNYSQDFKFDFPTSPSPLTFVHADELISNGYLMPLFLDDHHDPLKTTSTSNENMSSILNSLHSHSSNQGVVAPPNNIISSDCSSLRRCRRLVSRRIIQKYLSFLRPLYRRIRGHNKGSSSSAKAAVHVDNKRGKNRVYSSETASPRISVAYSVSDRKSCDSDTSIYEAVLHCKRSIGN